The segment CCGGGTGGACCGCAGCCGACGGTAGCGACGCGACGTCCTCGGTGAACTTCGGATTGTACTTCATCGTACAGGAGCCGAGTGGGTACGGCCCGCTGTCGATTCCGTAGTTCATCTGTGAGAGTCGCGTGTAGTGACGCGCCAGTTCCGGCTCGGAGAGTTCGGGTAACTCGAGTGAGTCCCGCGTGAGGTGGTCGGGGAGGTCGGTGCCGTCCACCTCGACGGTATCCATGTTTCGCTCGGAGAGCAGGGGCTCATAGCCCGCTGAATCGCTGTCGTTCCAGATCGTCTGGGTGTGGTGTTGCATTAGCTGAGCACCTCCTCGAAGGCCGCGGTCAGTTCGTCGATCCGATGTTCGTTGACGTCGCTGACACAGAGCTGGATCGTCCCTTCGTCTATCGCGTGAACCGCGAACCCGTCGGCCGAAAGCGCCTCGACGACGGCGTCCGCGTCGTCGACGTGCGCCCGGAACTCTCGGAAGTGATGTCGATCGCGAACGGGAGCGGAGACGCCGTCGATTTCGTCGAGCCTGGTCGCGGTCCGTTCGGCCAGGTTGTGACACTGCTCTGCCAGCGACACGAGCCCGGACGGCCCGAGCGAGGCGGCGTGAATCGACGTCCGCAGGGCGACCCAGGCCTGGTTGGTACAGATGTTGCTCGTGGCTCGCTCACGACGGATGTGCTGTTCGCGCGTCTGGAGCGTCAGCGTGAACGCGCGGTTGCCGTCGGCGTCTTCTGATGCGCCGACAAGTCGCCCCGGTACCTGCCGGAGGTACTCTTTGCGGCAGGCAAACAGGCCGAGTCCCATACCGTAGCTCGCCGGCATGCCGAGAACGCTCGCGTCACCGATCACGACGTCGACGCCGACCGACGCCGGCGACCGCAAGAGCGAGAGCGCCACGGGGTCGGAGCCCAGGCAGAACATCGCGTCGTGGTCGTCGACGAGGCCGCCGATCTCTTCTAGGTGTTCTTCGATGACGCCCTCGGTCGTCGGACTCTCGAGGTAGGCCATCACCACGTCGTCGTCGATGGCTCGCTCGATGGCGTCCGGTGTCGTCACACCCTCTTCAGTTCGAACCTCCTCGACGGTGAGGCCCGCACCTTCGACGTAGTTCTCGAGGACGTCCCGCCGTTCCGAACGGAGGTAGTCGGGCACGAGGACGCGAGAGCCGCTCGTCGATCGAACGCGATCGGCCAGCGTCGCGGCCTCACCGAGTGCCGTCGAGGCGTCGTACATCGAGCAGTTCGCGATCTCGAGGCCCGTCAGTTCGACGAGCATGGACTGGTACTCGAAGAGCACCTGGAGAAATCCCTGCGTGACCTCCGGCTGATACTGCGTGTACGACGTGATGAACTCGGATCTGAGCGAGATGTGGTCGACGAGCGAGGGGATGTGATGCGAGTAGTGTCCCCTGCCGAGAAACTCGACGGCGTCGTCGTTCCGAGCGAGCGTTTCCGTCAGTTCGCGGGTGACGGTCTGTTCGGTGGCTGCGTCGATGTCGAACTCGCCGTCGAATCGTATCGAAGCGTCGATGTCGAACAACTCGTCGGCATCGTCGACGCCGACGGCCTCGAGCATCGCCTCCACCTCGTCGTCGGTGTGGGGCGCAAACGGCGTCCCCTTCCGCTCGTCGTCTGTGCGTGTCATGGTCGTGAGTTCAAGATTTCCGCTCATCGTCTTCAGATCTGCTCGCTGTACTCGTCCGCATCGAGCAGGTGATCGACGGTGTCAGTCGTCTCGAGTTCGATCATCCAGCC is part of the Natrarchaeobius halalkaliphilus genome and harbors:
- the gcvPA gene encoding aminomethyl-transferring glycine dehydrogenase subunit GcvPA, producing the protein MTRTDDERKGTPFAPHTDDEVEAMLEAVGVDDADELFDIDASIRFDGEFDIDAATEQTVTRELTETLARNDDAVEFLGRGHYSHHIPSLVDHISLRSEFITSYTQYQPEVTQGFLQVLFEYQSMLVELTGLEIANCSMYDASTALGEAATLADRVRSTSGSRVLVPDYLRSERRDVLENYVEGAGLTVEEVRTEEGVTTPDAIERAIDDDVVMAYLESPTTEGVIEEHLEEIGGLVDDHDAMFCLGSDPVALSLLRSPASVGVDVVIGDASVLGMPASYGMGLGLFACRKEYLRQVPGRLVGASEDADGNRAFTLTLQTREQHIRRERATSNICTNQAWVALRTSIHAASLGPSGLVSLAEQCHNLAERTATRLDEIDGVSAPVRDRHHFREFRAHVDDADAVVEALSADGFAVHAIDEGTIQLCVSDVNEHRIDELTAAFEEVLS